The DNA region CTCTTCATCTACATCATCGCTTAAATGTGTACTGACTTTTCTCGTCATTTTTCAATACTTACAGACACAAGTTGCTATGATAACCCATATTTATATTTTAGCCAACCACACTGCTCAACTTCTTTAACAACTGTCAACTTTTCCTAGTAATAATCAATCTCCCCCTGATTATTACAATGAATTGTTAAAGAGATTGCTTCATTAAATTGGAAGTGGCAATAGGGTCCACCACTTAAAGAAATATATAGCTGGCTATTTAAAGTACACGTTGCCACAATAAGATTTACCGAGCAGACGCCACTAATCCTTATACAGTTTACCACAAGCAGGTGAAAATTCGAACTCCCGATATCAAATCAAGTCAAGCACCCTATTTTGTCATAAAAAAGAATCCAGCTTTCATACTGAATCCTTTATTTATTATCTATTAAATTACTTTACTTATTCGGCTTTTTTATCTTTTTTGTAGATGGCATCGATGATAACCGCGATGGCGTTATCACCTGATACATTTGTTGCGGTACCAAATGAATCTTGCGTGATATATAGAGAAATCGCTAATTGATTGAAAGCTTCTGTTAAACCAACCATTGGTAAGAATGGTAAAGCTGACATGATAGCCCCACCTGGTGCACCTGGTGCTGCGACCATAGCGATTCCTAATACCATGACGAAAGCAGCCATTGTACCAATTGAGATTGGCATTGAGTACATCATTAAGATGGCT from Aerococcus urinaeequi includes:
- a CDS encoding VOC family protein: MVNCIRISGVCSVNLIVATCTLNSQLYISLSGGPYCHFQFNEAISLTIHCNNQGEIDYY